The Streptomyces venezuelae genomic interval GGCGTCGCCGAAGTACGGGTGCCGGGCGTCCGCGACCGCCGGGAGCGCGTACGCCGCCGAGGCGCTCGGGAAGCTCCCGCGCCGCTCGAAGAGCACCGCCTGCTGCGCCGGGGCCGTCAGCCAGGCCGCGAGCCGTGCCGCCTCGGCGCGGTGCCGCCCGGCGGACGGCACGACGAGGAACGAACCGCCCCAGTTGCCGGGCCGGGGCGCCGCGGCCACGTCCCACCGGCCGCGCCCGGCGGGGCCCGCCTTGTCCTGGATGTAGCCGAGCATCCAGGCCGGGCACGCCACCGTGGCGAAGGTGCCGTTGGCGAAGGCCTGGTCCCAGCCGGGCGTGAACTGCTGGAGCCGGGCCGTGAGTCCCTGCCGGGCGAACTCGGCCGCGAGGTCCCAGGCCTCCCGCACGGCCGGGTTGACCGCCACGATCAGCTCGCCCCGCTCGTCGTAGTAGCGGAGCGCCGCACTGCCGGTGACCGCCGCCATCACCCCGGACGCGGAGTCGGTGAAGGCCGTGCCCTCCGGGGCCCGCTCGCGGTAACGGACCCCGGCCGCCAGGTACTTGCGCCAGTCCCCGGCCCACAGCCGCCCGACCGCGCCCCGCTCGGTGGGCAGTCCGGCCCGGGCGAAGAGGTCCTTGCGGTAGCAGACGGCCTGCGGCCCGATGTCGGTGCCGAGCGCGAACGTGCGCCCGTCGGGGGCGGTGCCCTGCGCCCACTTCCACGGCAGGAAGGCGCCCGGGTCGACCCCGGGGACGGTGCCGAGCGCGTCGAGCCGGCCCGCCTGTGTGGCGAGGACCTCGGCGATGTTGCCGACCTCGACGGCCTGGACGTCGGCGAGGCCGGAGCCGGCGGTGAGGTGGGTGAGCAGCTGCGGGTAGTAGACGTCGTTGCGGGTGAGGGCGGTCTGCCGGACCGCGATGTCCGGATGGAGCCGCATGTACGTGTCGTAGAGCCCGGCCTCCTGGAGGCCGAACGTGCCGAACACCCCGACGGTGAGCGTGATCCGCCGCCCGCTCCCGTCCACCGGCTCCCGTGCCGGGACGCCCGCCCCGGGCGGCGGGGCGGGGTCGGTCGCGCAGCCGCCGGAGAGCACCGCGCCCAGGAGGAGGGCGAGGACGAGTGCGACGACGGGCCCGTGCCTCCTCCTGCTCCCCATGCGCCCCGACCGTAGTGCGGCTCCGTCCGGGCGGCGGGGGACAGCTCGCCGGGCCGCGCGGAATCCACCCGCCCGCACCAGTCGTCCGGCGGCAGCGGGGCGTCCTTCACCTGTTCCTGGACACGAGAAAGGCCCCGATTCGCGTCTCCGCAAATCGGGGCCTTTCCCCTGAAAGGGTGAGTAACGGGACTCGAACCCGCGACATCCTGGACCACAACCAGGTGCTCTACCATCTGAGCTATACCCACCACGACCGGTTCTCGGGGGCTTCCCCGACCGGCCGAGAAGAAGTCTACAGGGTTCCGAGGGGTGCTCGCGCCCACGTTTCCCGGAGGGGGTTCCGCGGGCGCGAGCGGGCGGTCATTCGGCCGGTACGACGTGCTTGGCGGCGATCCGCTTCGCGGTCTCCGAGTCGGGGCCGGGCTGCGGGACGAAGACCGCCTCGCGGTAGTAGCGCAGTTCCGCGATGGACTCGCGGATGTCGGCGAGTGCCCGGTGGTTGCCGTTCTTCTCCGGACTGTTGAAGTACGCCCTCGGGTACCAGCGGCGAGCCAGCTCCTTGACCGAGGAGACATCGACGATCCGGTAGTGCAGGTGGCTCTCCAGGGCAGGCATGTCCCGGGCGAGGAAGCCGCGGTCCGTGGAGACCGAGTTCCCGCACAGCGGCGCCTTGCCGGCTTCCTTGACGTGCTCGCGGATGTACGCGAGGACCTGGGCCTCCGCGTCGGCGAGCGTGGTGCCGTCGGCGAGCGCGTCGAGGAGCCCCGAGGAGGTGTGCATCTGGCGCACGATCTCCGGCATGGTCTCCAGCGCCGCGTCCGGCGGGCGGATCACGATGTCCACCCCGTCGCCGAGCACGTTCAGTTCCGAGTCGGTGACCAGCGCGGCCACCTCGATGAGTGCGTCGTCCGTCAGCGAGAGCCCGGTCATCTCGCAGTCGATCCACACCATGCGATCGTTCATGCGTCCACCTTAGGGGGTGTCTTGCCGATCATGCCGGGCCCGCAGGGGTCCGGCCCCCGGATACGGCCGACGGGCGCCCGGGGGAGGTGTCCCCGGGCGCCCGCCGGTCCTGCGGTGCGCCGCTTGTGGCCGCGCTGGTCGTTGTCCCCTAGGGCGCGCTGCGCTGGCCCGGCAGCGAGGGACGGCCGGGAGCGTAGACGTCCACGTGGGGCTTCCCCGCGTCGAGCGGGGAGGCCGGGCGCCGCATGCCCGCGGCGACCTGGACGGGCACCTGGTCGAGCACCGCCGTGGCGGACTCGCCCTGCGGGCGCCTGGCCCGGTACGCCGCCCGGTAGGCGGCCGGCGAGGAGCCGAGCTGCCGCCGGAAGTGACCGCGCAGCGCCACCGGGGACCGGAAGCCGCACCTGCCCGCGACCTCGTCGACCGAGTAGTCGGAGGTCTCGAGCAGCCGCTGCGCCTGGAGCACCCGCTGCGTGATCAGCCACTGGAGCGGGGCGGAGCCCGTCAGCGAGCGGAACCGGCGGTCGAAGGTCCGCCGTGACATGTACGCGCGCGCGGCCAGGGTCTCCACGTCGAACTGCTCGTGGAGGTGCTCCAGCGCCCAGGCGACGACCTCGGCCAGCGGGTCGGCGCCGATCTCCTCTGGTAAAGACCTGTCGAGGTAGCGCTCCTGACCGCCGCTGCGCCGCGGCGGGACGACCAGCCGGCGCGCCAGCGCGCCCGCGGCCTCGGTGCCGTGGTCGGTCCGCACGATGTGCAGACACAGATCGATTCCGGCCGCGGTGCCGGCGGAGGTGAGGACGTCGCCGTCGTCGACGAAGAGCTCCCGCGGGTCCACATGGACCGACGGATAGCGCTTCGCGAGCGTCGGCGCGTACATCCAGTGTGTCGTCGCCGGGCGGCCGTCGAGCAGCCCCGCGGCGGCGAGGACGAAGGCCCCGGTGCACAGGCCGACGATCCGCGCGCCCTCCTCATGGGCGCGGCGCAGCGCTTCGAGCGCCTCCGGTGGCGGCGGCGAGGTGATCGACCGCCAGGCCGGCACCACGACGGTGCCCGCGCGGCCGATGGCCTCCAGGCCGTACGGCGCGGTGAGTTCGAGGCCGCCGGTGGTACGCAGCGGACCGTCCTCGCCGGCGCAGACGAGCAGCCGGTAGCGGGGCACGCCCGCGTCCTGCCGGTCGATGCCGAAAACGGAGAGCGGGATGGAGCTCTCGAAGATGGGGCCGCCACTGAACAGCAGCACCGCGACGACTTCGCGGCGGCGGCGTCCGGACAGCTTCCGTGCGACCTCCGGTACGGCGGAGTCCTGGCTCATGACGCTAAGCCCCCCTCGGTGTTCGCGTCTCCCTGGTCGTGTCGCTCCTGCACGTTTCCCCTCGGTTTTGCACGAGACCCCAGTCTTCGGTACCCATGATCGAATCTACTGTGTCCCGTGGCGCCGGCGTGACAAGTTCTCCATCCGGTGGATTGTCGACAAGGCCACTTGGCGCGAAGCGATCGATCGCGAAGCGTTCCACCTGACGGCCGCCGGGGGAAGGGGTGGCGCCGCGAAGGCCCCGTGAGTGTGGGGTGTGGGGCCTTGTGCCGGGGTTCCGGGGGCCTTGGGTGCCGGGGTTGGCCAACCGTTCCGCCAAGGACTCGCCGAGGAATGGAAGTTGGCTGAAAACATATGGGCTCGGGTGTGCGAACCTGTCAACTCGGAGGGGGTTCGATGCGTCCCCGGCTCAGTTCCGGCGCCTGGTTCGTACGGTTTCGGCCCGTAGTCCGCGCTCGGAGCGCCGCAGCAGCACCCGGCACACCGCCGTCACCGTGACGAGCCCCAGCGCGGTTCCGGCGGCCCCGCCGAGCGAGGTGCCGTAGACGACGAGCACCACGGGGACGAGGACGCAGCAGAAGGCCGCCCACCGGACGACGTCGTCGGCCGGGTCCACGGTTCCCGCCCCGCCCGCTCCCCACTCCCGGTCCGGGCCCGCGGAGACGGTCGCGGAGGAGCCCGCGGGGGCGGCGGGTGCCCGGCGGCGGCCGCGCGGCGAGCCGAGCGCGGCGGCGGGGACGGTGACGGGGGCGGAGCCGGTGGAGGTCTGGCCGGCGGCGGTCGATGGTGCGGGCACGGGCGGTCTCCCTACGACGGTGGGCTGGACCTGTGGCAACGAGGAGCGGAACCTTCCGGTCACTGTGGGTGGCGCCCGTTTGGCCCCCGTACGGACGCCTGTAGGACACAACCGGCATTGCCAGATCGCGAACCCCTCGGGCATGCTCCCTGGAACGCCGCGCACAGCGGGGCGTACGCCGGGGAGTGGCACGGCGGGCTCTGGGCAGGAGAGGAGTGTCGCCGTACCCTTGGGGGTATGGGCTTGGGAAGATGATTCCCGGACACAGCTCCGCCGCCACCCGTTGTTCCGTCCCCCCTTTCCCCGTCCCTTCCCACGAGGACTCTCTTCGCCGAGACACCGATGGCCGGTCACGAATTCCCCGAACCCGCGGACCGCAAGCGCGTCGCCGACTCCACGGTCGACCCCCTCGCGGTGGAACAGCCACGCCATGCCTGCGACCCGGCCTTCCGGCACGGGGTGGTCGTCGGCTTCGACGGCTCCATGTCCAGTGAGCGAGCCCTCGCGTACGCCATCGGCATGGCCCGCCGCTCCGGCTCCGGCCTGATCATCGTGCACGTGGCCAACCGGCTGCCCACCACGGTGTGGGCCGGCTGCGAGCCGCCGGTCTTCGTCGACGTACCGGATCACCGCACCGAGGTCCTCGGTCTCGAGCTGGCCTGCGCCGAGCACCTCTCCGAGGTGCCGTGGATCCTCGTCGAGCGCGGCGGCGACATCTGCCACGAGCTGGAGGAGGTCGGCCGCGAGTACTCGGCCGACGCGATCGTGGTCGGCTCCACGCACGGGATCGTCGGGCGGATCTTCGGCTCGGTCGCCGGCCGCCTGGCGCGCCGCGCCCAGCGGCCCGTGATCGTCATCCCGTGATCGTCGTTCCGTAAGCGGCTCTGCTCCCCAACTGGCGTTCCCTGGCCATAATTTCGGCCTTCCTCAGGTGAATTGTGTGCTTGTGAAGGGTAGATAAGGCTCACCGGATCACAGCAGCTCACGCAGCTCGACTGCTCTCCTGAAGGGAGCCCGCCGTGGACAACGAAGTCGCCGCGGGAAACAGCACCTCCACTCTCGGCAACCTCGCACTCGGACTGACCCTGCTGGCCTTCGGGCTGGGCGGGACGGGTGTCATCGACAACGTCGCGGCAGCGGATGCCGCAGGCCTCGCCACCTGGGTCGGCGGGGTCACGCTCTTCCTCGTCGGACTGCTCGCCCTCCGCGCCGGCAGCACCGGTGAGGGCACGGCGTACGCGGCGCTCGGCGCCTTCTGGTTCACCTGGGGGACCGCCGTCGGCGGCGGGGCCTCGGCGGACGCCGTGGGGCTCTTCATGCTCCTGTGGGCGCTCCTCGCGCTCACCCTGACCATGGCGGCGTCGGGGAGCGGCCTGTTCGGACAGGGTGTGTACGGGCTGCTGTTCGTCGCCACGCTGCTCATCGGCATCGGCGCGCTGGCCGACAACGGCGGCCTGGCGAAGGCGGGCGGCTGGGTCGCGGCCGTCGGCGGGCTCCTCGCCTGGTACGGCGCCACGGCCGCGGTGGCGGGCTGGCCGACGGCGCTCCGGCGCACGGCGAGCGCCCCTGCCGCGGGGTGACGGCAGAGGAAGTGAAAGAGGTCCCTGCCGCACCTGGGTGTGCGGCAGGGACCTCTTTCGTGTCCGGTCGAACGCCGGGGGACAGGCCCGGCGGGCGCGGCGTCGGGGGGACAGGCCCCGACGCCGTACCGACTACTCGACCGTGACGGACTTGGCCAGGTTGCGCGGCTTGTCGATGTCGCGGCCCATGGCGAGCGCCGTGTGGTAGGCGAGGAGCTGCAGCGGGATGCCCATGAGGATCGGGTCCAGCTCGTCCTCGTTCTTCGGCACGACGATGGTGTGGTCGGCCTTCGCCTGCGGCTGGTGCGCGACCGCGAGGATGCGGCCGCTGCGGGCCTTGATCTCCTCCAGGGCGGCGCGGTTCTTCTCCAGCAGGTCGTCGTCGGGGACGATCGCGACCGTCGGCAGGGCCGGCTCGATGAGGGCGAGCGGGCCGTGCTTCAGCTCGGAGGCCGGGTAGGCCTCGGCGTGGATGTAGGAGATCTCCTTCAGCTTGAGGGAGGCCTCCAGGGCCACCGGGTAGCCCCGGACGCGGCCGATGAACATCATCGACTGGGCGCCGGCGTACTCCGCGGCGATCTTCTTGATCTCGTCCTCGGTCTCGAGGATCTCCTGGATCTGCGCGGGCAGCTTGCGCAGGCCCTCGATGATCCGCTTGCCGTCGGTGACGGACAGGTCGCGGATGCGGCCCAGGTGCAGGGCGAGCAGCGCGAAGGCGGTGACCGTGTTGGTGAAGCACTTGGTCGAGACGACGCAGACCTCGGGGCCGGCGTGGACGTACACGCCGCCGTCGGCCTCGCGGGCGATGGCGGAGCCGACGACGTTCACGACGCCGAGGACGCGGGCACCCTTGCGCTTGAGCTCCTGGACGGCGGCGAGCACGTCGTAGGTCTCACCGGACTGCGAGACGGCGATGTAGAGGGTGTCGGGGTCCACGACCGGGTTGCGGTAGCGGAACTCCGAGGCCGGCTCGGCGTCGGCGGGGATGCGGGCCAGGGACTCGATGAGCCCGGCGCCGATGAGGCCGGCGTGGTACGAGG includes:
- a CDS encoding GPR1/FUN34/YaaH family transporter: MDNEVAAGNSTSTLGNLALGLTLLAFGLGGTGVIDNVAAADAAGLATWVGGVTLFLVGLLALRAGSTGEGTAYAALGAFWFTWGTAVGGGASADAVGLFMLLWALLALTLTMAASGSGLFGQGVYGLLFVATLLIGIGALADNGGLAKAGGWVAAVGGLLAWYGATAAVAGWPTALRRTASAPAAG
- a CDS encoding ABC transporter substrate-binding protein: MGSRRRHGPVVALVLALLLGAVLSGGCATDPAPPPGAGVPAREPVDGSGRRITLTVGVFGTFGLQEAGLYDTYMRLHPDIAVRQTALTRNDVYYPQLLTHLTAGSGLADVQAVEVGNIAEVLATQAGRLDALGTVPGVDPGAFLPWKWAQGTAPDGRTFALGTDIGPQAVCYRKDLFARAGLPTERGAVGRLWAGDWRKYLAAGVRYRERAPEGTAFTDSASGVMAAVTGSAALRYYDERGELIVAVNPAVREAWDLAAEFARQGLTARLQQFTPGWDQAFANGTFATVACPAWMLGYIQDKAGPAGRGRWDVAAAPRPGNWGGSFLVVPSAGRHRAEAARLAAWLTAPAQQAVLFERRGSFPSASAAYALPAVADARHPYFGDAPVGEIFAAAARGVPRAPVGPKDALVAQTLADVGMLQVDQTGRSPESAWRAAMKAIDNALDR
- the orn gene encoding oligoribonuclease, producing MNDRMVWIDCEMTGLSLTDDALIEVAALVTDSELNVLGDGVDIVIRPPDAALETMPEIVRQMHTSSGLLDALADGTTLADAEAQVLAYIREHVKEAGKAPLCGNSVSTDRGFLARDMPALESHLHYRIVDVSSVKELARRWYPRAYFNSPEKNGNHRALADIRESIAELRYYREAVFVPQPGPDSETAKRIAAKHVVPAE
- a CDS encoding helix-turn-helix domain-containing protein, with product MSQDSAVPEVARKLSGRRRREVVAVLLFSGGPIFESSIPLSVFGIDRQDAGVPRYRLLVCAGEDGPLRTTGGLELTAPYGLEAIGRAGTVVVPAWRSITSPPPPEALEALRRAHEEGARIVGLCTGAFVLAAAGLLDGRPATTHWMYAPTLAKRYPSVHVDPRELFVDDGDVLTSAGTAAGIDLCLHIVRTDHGTEAAGALARRLVVPPRRSGGQERYLDRSLPEEIGADPLAEVVAWALEHLHEQFDVETLAARAYMSRRTFDRRFRSLTGSAPLQWLITQRVLQAQRLLETSDYSVDEVAGRCGFRSPVALRGHFRRQLGSSPAAYRAAYRARRPQGESATAVLDQVPVQVAAGMRRPASPLDAGKPHVDVYAPGRPSLPGQRSAP
- a CDS encoding universal stress protein; this translates as MAGHEFPEPADRKRVADSTVDPLAVEQPRHACDPAFRHGVVVGFDGSMSSERALAYAIGMARRSGSGLIIVHVANRLPTTVWAGCEPPVFVDVPDHRTEVLGLELACAEHLSEVPWILVERGGDICHELEEVGREYSADAIVVGSTHGIVGRIFGSVAGRLARRAQRPVIVIP
- the glmS gene encoding glutamine--fructose-6-phosphate transaminase (isomerizing) yields the protein MCGIVGYIGKRDVAPLLLEGLARLEYRGYDSAGMVITSPKATGLKMVKAKGRVRDLEARVPKRFSGTTGIAHTRWATHGAPSDVNSHPHLDPENKVAVVHNGIVDNAQELRAKLEADGVVFASETDTEVITHLVARSQADTLEEKVREALKVIEGTYGIAVMHADFNDRIVVARNGSPVILGIGEKEMLVASDVAALIAHTRQVVTLDDGEMATLKADDFRTYTTSGASTTATPETVEWEAASYDMGGHDTFMHKEISEQPDAVDRVLRGRIDDRFSTVHLGGLNLDAREARTIRRIKILGCGTSYHAGLIGAGLIESLARIPADAEPASEFRYRNPVVDPDTLYIAVSQSGETYDVLAAVQELKRKGARVLGVVNVVGSAIAREADGGVYVHAGPEVCVVSTKCFTNTVTAFALLALHLGRIRDLSVTDGKRIIEGLRKLPAQIQEILETEDEIKKIAAEYAGAQSMMFIGRVRGYPVALEASLKLKEISYIHAEAYPASELKHGPLALIEPALPTVAIVPDDDLLEKNRAALEEIKARSGRILAVAHQPQAKADHTIVVPKNEDELDPILMGIPLQLLAYHTALAMGRDIDKPRNLAKSVTVE